The genomic DNA ACATAAATAACACAGGAATTCAAACAAAGCACTTTCAGTGACCAGCTGACTTTGAATATCACCATGCcaattttttgtaatttcaaatgtttttttctcatttatttgggAAGGTTGTCCTCAGAATTATGTTTAACAATGAGAAGCAGACATTATTCACTTGGACCAAAATATAGCAAATGTATATCTGGCCAAAAATATTCTGATAATAGGCCAAGCATTGAAATGTATTCTTAACATGGTACCATTGCTGTTATAATCACCACATGAATGACAGGCATAGAATTATGATGCAAAACAACATTGAACAACCATTCGAACCCAACACTGGCATTTACTTACTGCCCAGTCATTTCCACCGTTCCTCCTGCTTTCTTTACTTGAGAAAACTTTGCAATTCCAAATCGTAGTCCCAAAGCCATTCCTTAGGCTGCAACCCCATACGTACCTCATGAGAGCGAAACTTGGTGTTATCCAACTGACGGACGGCGTAGGACATGTCTTCTTTGCGAACAAACTCAACCACCCCGGTGCCATCGCGGTACACATCAGCATAACATACATCACCTGCCTCCCGCATGTGATCCTTCAGGTCCTGCCAGCTTCCACTGGATGGAAGACCTGACATGAAAAGGTGGTGTGAGACGCATACATTCATCTTTACACTTAAAGATAAGTACGACCTGCAGAGGGACAAAACATCACCCACCTGACACAAGAACCCTGTACTCTGAGCGCCGAGAGGGTGGGCCATGCCTTCCGCGCTGGGGTCCCATTGGTCCACCACCATCACGgccgccgccaccaccaccacccccgcCGCCTCCACCTCCCCGTCCACTTCTAGGAAACTCAACACGCAAGCGGTAGCCATCGTAGTCATACCCATCACGCCCGTAGACCGCATCCTCAGAATCCCTGTGAAATGGGAGAGTTGAACATAATCAAGCTTCAATCGGGTAAATTAACACAGAGCTTTACAAGTTAAGGACTCAAGATATCAGTTTAGCCGATTAAAAATATCAATCTTGCTGAATTTGTGCATtccatgacaaaataaatctgggatgggaaacaaaaaatgtgtcattaGAGTCATTCCTTATATATAGAAGGGGAGCAATTGAATGCACAAAAGAGAATTTAAGATACTCAATATGTTCACATGCACTTAACGACAAACACAAAAGAGCTACACTTGAAAGGAATTTTATTTGTGCTAATTTTGAGTATATTGTGTTTGTTCACTTTTCTGCAGTAGACTACCCTCTTCCATTTCTTTGTGTAAATATAAACCCATTTGTGGCCTCAGATTTATCCATGAAACTATTAATGTAAAGACAGTGTTTTAATGAACTTTGAAAAACTATTCTGGTCTTTGTCGAACCAAAGAAGTGTTTAGTTGTCGATTAGTTGCTTTCACAGTATTTGTCTGAGGAAAGAGCTTTGAGTCATCCATTATTTAGTCTTTGGCATCAGGATCaagaaatgtttgtattaatGTTAGTAATTAATTATCATAAACATCAATTACACTGTAGATTATTGTCTCAATCAAcagatttaatttcaatttatatCCTtaatttctatatatatataaaaaccaTCAGGTAATAGCGACAAAGGCTCTTCCCAGGGTACTTTAATCTGATGGTGGGTCTGGTTTTGTCTGACCACagaaacatttactttacaACAATGGAGAGCACGGCAGCGACGAGGAGGGTCCTACTAGGTAGATGGACAAGTTATCGAGAAGGAAGTGGGAATACTCTTCTTTATATTCAATTTGCTTTTAACAGACCCCTGATTTAAGctttaaatgcaaacatttacaaacaatCTGCATGTAATTCAGAAGAACAAACGCCAATAAGATGTGTATTGTGCACGCCATGCATCAGTAAAACATGgttgattaaataataaaatagcaCCACACAAGACTCCCTCCAAAatgaatcagatttttttttaaaaacccgCAACCTTCATTATAAAAGCTGTGATTTGCTGCAGGTTACACCCAACACACCGCTAcccctgtgtgtgcatgtggccGTACACGAGTGCTTTACAGAGGTAGCCTTTGAAAACACGTGTAGCCCGGCGGTACGCGCTTAGCCTCCAGACGTGGCGGGAGATCGCGGCTCACCTCGGGTCCTCGAACTGCACGAAGGCGAACGGCGGTCCTCCTCTCCGGTTCTTCAGGTCGATGTCGCGAATGGCTCCATATTTGTAAAACAGATCTTCCACATCTTTTGAGCGGATGTCTGGAGGGAGATTCCCCACGTATATGCGACAGTCGTTGCTCCCTGCTGGCCCTCGTACTACTCCTCCaccgcctccacctcctccaccaccgccgccgccgccgccaccgccgGACATATTAGCACGGAGCTAGCTAACAATAACAGCTAGCTAAGGAAGTTAGCACGCTCTTCTCCGGTCGAGCAAACGCTAAGACGCCGTGCAGATGGATCACTGTGCGGGGTATATTGTCGGCGAATTGCTTCTTAAATGTGCAGGTGACGGTGCAGCTGGACTCCTTCGGGGTGGATGCCACAATAATCAAATTAAGATGAGCTAAAAAACTTGTAAGCCGCGACCCTAGCCTGCCTCCAACAAAGCGCTCTTCTTCGGTGGTGTGGCGGCGCGCAGCCACCTTTTAAATATGCGCACACCGCCCCCTAGCGGCGCTGCAGTGTAACGCTCCGTCCCGTTCAGCCTGAAACAAAGGCTGACAAAACAATGTCACCTCAGAGTTTATTCAGGAGCTCATCTTCATCAACAGATCCCAAAATAATTGGACAAATTGGGAGCAATTGAATGCAGGAAAAGAGAGAATTTAAGATACTCAGTATGTTCAAAGGCACTTAACGACAAACACAAAAGAGCTACACTTGATTGAAAggagttttatttgtgttaataTATTTGTTCACTTTTCTGCAGTAGACTACCCTCTTCCATTTCTTTGTGTAAATACAAATCCATTTGTGGCCTCAGATTTATCCATGAAACTATTAATGTAAAGACAGTGTTTTAATGTACTTTTAATGAAAAACTATTCTGGTCTTTGTCGAACTAAGAAGTGTCTAGTTGTCGATTAGTTGCTTTAATAGTATTTGTCTGAGGAAAGAGCGTTGAGTCATCCATTATTTAGTCTTTGGCATCAGGATCAAGAAATGTTACAACATTAATGTTAGTAATTAATTATCATAAATATCAATTAAACTAACATTTTTTGACCGTATCAAAAAAATCTTTGATTTgttagaaacaaaaaacaatgaacaacAAACAACTCTGTTGATGTAGAACTAGCGAGTGGATcttgtgttaatgtttaattcTAATGGACAAAAATTGCCTGCCAAATTGAATAATACAAAATCAGGTATTCTTATTATTCTGGCTAaccaaaaagataaaaacacgAGTTACAACttaagtttttatttgttaataacTTAGAAAAGAACGTGgaattcaaatataaaacttttGCACATTTACAACAATTCAAGCTTTCCAGTTCACAGTGTCACACAGCCACTGCAGTCATTCATTAAAATCTTACAGTGAACACAATTCCTTACATGAAACAATACAAATCATACATAGCTGTTTTGTAATTTCCCCACCCCAATGCTGCAAATGAGTCTTTCTTCATGCATACTTTTGTACCTTAATGTCAAggccacttaaaaaaaactgttcataaCGTCGGTTTTGTTCGGACCAGCTCATCATCTCATGTGTCTCAGTCCTTTTTGGCATGCTTCTCTCTGCGTTTCTGTCGGACGTCAGACACTATTTTAAGCAGTGACAGCAGAATAGGCACACACATAGGCAGGAAGAGTGGTATGTAGATAGCAAACTTCTGGTCATCAGGGAAgtagaggagatggagaagcgAAGGGTCAAAGAATGCCCTTTCTGATGCCAGGATGGCCTCTTTACTGTACTGCAGAGCAAAGCGGAGGTTCCCGGCCTCCAACTCGGCCACAGCCAGCTGAAGAGACGTGACAGCACTGGACACCTGAGGAAAAGCAACAACAATCCCAGTTTAGATACCACTAATGCATTATATTTGAAACAGAATGGTATAATAGGCAACTTCTTTTAGAATCTAAATACCAAATTAAGCACCGtaatttgttcattcattcagccTGACATTCTGTTTGTATGAGCAGCTTTCTTGGTCAGAGGTGTAATacgtttttttgtgttttttttcctcattaaaACAACAGCTAGTAATCTCTAATAAAAAAGGTATAAAttgcacaaaaatatttttagttaaagGTTATTACTAATTAAAACATGTACAGCTGCATGTATTTCATCCATGcatattgcctttttttatatttttcatggATGTTGTTTAAGTTCGAAGCTAGATAGCtactgtctgtatatataatatttcagttattgtggattctttactgttttttgttgcttatttataatacttgttttgatcttttttatttttttactatgtctcttgtttgcactataccctatgctgctgtaaatcctgtaaatttccccgctgcgggactaataaaggtttatcttatcttctcttatctGATTCAAGTTGATGATGTCCCTGTTCTTACTTACCACCTAATAAGCTCTGACTGGTCAGTAGTTTCTCTAACTGGGGGAAACTGCTGTCAATGACATGACCAGATATGTACACCTCAAcatatttgcacacaaaaaGGCAACTTATAGAAACCTACTTAtttatgcaagtgtgtgtgcatcttaCCTGTTCAGCAATGTTGTCATTGATAACAATGTTGCCTATTTGGTCCAACAGCTGTGCCAGTGATGTGATGGTTGTGGTTGCTGTTGCAACATTTTCCACACTCCGACTCCACATGAGACGGTCCAGCTCCCAATCAGCTAGTCCTGAACTGCCGCACGGTGCCACCAGGAAGTCAGAGGGAGCGGTAGACGCCTGCACACCCAGCAACAGTCTGACAGGACACGGTACAGGAAAGTTACCTTGTGTTTACATGAAAAGCGACGCTTGTCCTATTGTATGTGTCCACTTACCGAAGCTGTGCAAGAAAGACTCCCATAACTTTGGCCATGTTGATGTTGAGATCGACAGGGAATACAGCCTCTGGTCCATAGAAATGATCAACATTATAGACCtataaaaacatggaaaagacATTATTTGGTGGATCAGTACCCAAAACGGCAAATGCAGAGTGCAAAATCACTACAGACCTAACAAATTATTagtaatatatgatatattcaCTATAATCTATAACCATTCATAGACCACTGTCACCCAGTGTTGCCTTAAGTTATCTTACCATAATGCCACCCCAACGTGGAGAGTGAAACGCATTAGAGGGCACCTCCTGTTTCTTGCGGTCTTGAATGTAAAGGGGTGAATGGTGGGCATCCGGGACGTACAGAAGGAAATTCAACACCGGGTTGGAAGATGCAGCATTTGAACCTtgaaatcaaatgcaaaaaaaagacagttatgtataaatacatcagactAAACTAccacacatttgaaaacattcagtgtgtgttttcttttaccGAGCCGAGCCTCCACAGGGTTGATCACATGTGCAAGGCTGTCAGAGTGGAGTGTGAAGGCCCTGAGGCTGCTGTCAAAGCGTGCGTTGACACCGAGCATGGCATAGTATAAGTTCTGTAAGGAGAATGTGTTTACTAACATACAATTACTGAGCAACCAGTCATggttcacattcacacatttgcacacacattaCCTGAGAGTCAATGCTAAAGTTGGCCACATCTGCCAGTTTTGTAAGCAAAGGTTGGATGTAGGTATGCACGGCACCTTCTATGTCCCAGTGTAGCCGGTGTGACTTTGGGTCTGGGTTCAGCAGACTGAATGTGATCTCATAACCTAAAGAGAAGATAAGAGTTAACAGAAAACAGTGTTCACATAGTTAAAGTATATACTGACTGCAACCAAAACCAAATTGGTCCACTCTGTGGCTGTGCTGAAACAAAGACCAACCTGGGCTGGATTTAAAGGCTCTCATACTGTCAGCGATGCTCTCTTTGTTGCCGGGGCTGGGACGGACTCTGTTGCTGAGGGCCGCGGTGATGTCGTTGTGGCTGAAAGACATCACCTGCAGCACCTGTTTGATCCGAGGCTCCAGATGAGTCAGTAATTGATCTAGTGTCTTGCCCACTCTCATCTGGGAACCAATACGCAGCAGGGCTGTCCGTCGCTGACCGATGTACACGTTCACATCCTAAGAGGCATGAAGG from Anoplopoma fimbria isolate UVic2021 breed Golden Eagle Sablefish chromosome 24, Afim_UVic_2022, whole genome shotgun sequence includes the following:
- the LOC129113037 gene encoding serine/arginine-rich splicing factor 1B-like, whose amino-acid sequence is MSGGGGGGGGGGGGGGGGGVVRGPAGSNDCRIYVGNLPPDIRSKDVEDLFYKYGAIRDIDLKNRRGGPPFAFVQFEDPRDSEDAVYGRDGYDYDGYRLRVEFPRSGRGGGGGGGGGGGGGRDGGGPMGPQRGRHGPPSRRSEYRVLVSGLPSSGSWQDLKDHMREAGDVCYADVYRDGTGVVEFVRKEDMSYAVRQLDNTKFRSHEGETAYIHVKVDGPRSPSYGRSRSRSRSRSRSRSRSPSPSQSKSGSRRGRGSPRYSPRRSRSRT
- the pigs gene encoding GPI transamidase component PIG-S, with the protein product MATTEVERRRGQLAALSIAAVVIIVGVPLWWRTTETYRAWLPVSQINELSNLQLQLSAEVEVVFARGTVTPEQQKKVPLTRTQDEEHTVDENTALMYRYETRYRTATIMEEDALNQPTAAEADLSLHTLSESPCGSLVVYVIPESSSLLPEDVNVYIGQRRTALLRIGSQMRVGKTLDQLLTHLEPRIKQVLQVMSFSHNDITAALSNRVRPSPGNKESIADSMRAFKSSPGYEITFSLLNPDPKSHRLHWDIEGAVHTYIQPLLTKLADVANFSIDSQNLYYAMLGVNARFDSSLRAFTLHSDSLAHVINPVEARLGSNAASSNPVLNFLLYVPDAHHSPLYIQDRKKQEVPSNAFHSPRWGGIMVYNVDHFYGPEAVFPVDLNINMAKVMGVFLAQLRLLLGVQASTAPSDFLVAPCGSSGLADWELDRLMWSRSVENVATATTTITSLAQLLDQIGNIVINDNIAEQVSSAVTSLQLAVAELEAGNLRFALQYSKEAILASERAFFDPSLLHLLYFPDDQKFAIYIPLFLPMCVPILLSLLKIVSDVRQKRREKHAKKD